DNA from Victivallaceae bacterium:
TAGTCGTACGAACCCCTAGCACACTTCCCGAAACCGAAGCTTGATCAACGACGCATCCTTCGCAAATCAATGAATTCGAAATCAAAGAGTTATTAATAATCGCTCCGGGAAGATTGTGGTGATAACTGAAAATGGTTCCTCTATTGTCGTAACAACACAATCCCTTTCCGCTTTCTTCCGGTCGTTTCCGAATCAATTTTAAATTTGCCTCGTAATAAGATTCTATGGTTCCGATATCAGCCCAATAACCATCGAAAAGAAAAACAAAAAGACCTTTTTTGTTAATCTGAGAATGTATGAGATGTTTACCGAAATCATCTCTCGGATCTTCGGTAAGAAGAGAAAATAGCGATTCTTTTTTAAAAAGATAAATTCCCATCGATCCCAAAAACAGCGAAGCATCTCTGCCGAATTTAAATTTACTCATCATTTCTTCGGAAATCTTGAACGATTCTATTACGGATTCGCTTTCCGGCTTTTCGAAAAAATCAATAACTTGACCATTCGACTCATCGATTTTTAAAATACCCATTCTCGAAACATCTTTTTCAGGTATGGGCTGAGCCGCAATTAACATATCCGAATCTACTTTCCGCGCGTATCCGATCATTTCCTGAAAATTGATGTTGTATAATTGATCACCGGACAGAATAAGAAAATAATCGAGATCGAATTGTTCGAAATAGCTGATGTTTTGTCTTACTGCATCAGCGGTTCCCTTATAACAAACCGGATTCTCACCTTCGGGAGAGAGAAGATGTATCAGAGGTTCCGTGTTACCTCTCGGATAATGGCAAGAGCCGAATATATGATTTTGTAACGTATGGGTCAGATACTGCCCTATAACGAAAATTCGAGACAATCCCGATGTTATGGCATGAGAGATCGGAATATCGATCAACTTATAACGACCGCCAAACGAAACGGCAGGCTTACACCTGGTCTGGGTAAGAGGAGACAATCTCTTCCCTTCACCGCCGCAAAGAAGAATCACTCCGATTCTATCCAGAATATCGCTACAACCGAATGATGAGTCTTCATTATTCTCTATAAAATTAATAAAATTAATATTTTTATTAAGTGACATTAGATCGACTCCTTATTAATTTTATAAATAAAAAATTAATAAAAACCAATAAATAAAATAATAAAAATAATTTTATTTAACTATACCTTGAGCATAAATAGAATAGCTTGTTTCTTTATAGATATGCGCTTGTTCCAAAGGATCCCGATTAGCGTAAATATCTCTACCAACAAGGATTACGTCACTACCTGACGATGCGATCACCTCTTCCGGAGTTCTATACGTTTGATCTTGATTATCACCGTCCGGATCCATATGAACACCAGGCGTCATATAAACCATTGTATCGTCGAACGATATCTTTCGCCCAGAAATGAAACCCATGACGAAATCCGAATATTGAATGGCAAATCTAACAGCGGTTGCTGCATAAATCTCCGAAAACGAATTTCCGCATATGTTCATTTCGGATAACAAAAGTAATCCTTTTCCTTTCGATTGTCCCACGGCTGCTAAAGCCTCTATGATACCAGACCCCGTCAATATGTGAGCATTAATGACATCTGCCCATTCAGCTATTCGATATATTCCTTCGGCATATTGTTTAGCGGCAATAAACCCGCTATCGGCAAATTTTCGATCTTCAAAAATTAAAAACTTATGTTCAACGGATAACCGTTTTAGTTCCAGCATCGTGTCATATCGAAAATCGTTAAGAATATCGATGTGTGTTTTGATTAGGCAAACTTCAGGTCCTAAAAGATGAGCTAAATCCAGTAATTCTTCGGCATTGCCGACATCTAAAACCACTCCCAGATTCGTACGTTTTGTTTCCATAAGCTCAAACAAACGCTTAGTTTGCGGATGACGTGATTTCGCGGCACGTTCTAAGTAAGACAGTTTCATAAAACGATATCTTCAACGGACTCTTCGACTCTTTTTTTCAAATCCGAGTATTCATAGGGAGTTATCACCGAAGAAGCATTAAGCGCTTCTATTAAAGAAAGTAATGTGAATACCGATTTCACTTGAATGCCTTTTGTTTTAAGATTGGCACATCCTCCGCATAATCTATCCAGAAACACAAGAGCCTCTCTAACGACAAGCCCTTCTTCTCTTAACAGATCACAGGTTTCCATAATGCTTGAACCCGTAACCATTACGTCTTCAATAACCAAACAGGTTTGATTGGGAGAAAAAATGCCCTCCAGTCTTTTTTTAGTTCCGTGATCTTTGATCTCTTTGCGTCGCATAACCATAGGGATATTATTATTTAGAGAGATGATAGTAGCGATAGGCAAAGCCGTATAAGGGACTCCACATAACAGGCTGCAATTATATTCAGGCCCCTTTCTCCAAATAAGATTAGCTACGGCCTGCAGTAAAAGCGGGTCGGAAATCATCAATCTTAAATCAATATACAAAGGAGATTGACTTCCGTTTTTAAGGGTAAATTCTCCGATTTTTATGGCTCCGATTTTATAAAGCTCACTTGCGACTCTTATCGATTCATTCATTATCAGTCTCCTCAAAAAAATTTAATGCTATAAACGGGACCCGGATTATACCGATAATCGTTATAACCGCGTCCACACGGATCTCGGAAAAATCTTGAAAATGATGCGGTTGCATAATTCTTCCCATGCTCAAAATTCATAATCCTGATGTATCTTTTTCATTAAAAGTCAGGAAAATCGACGGCAAAATTTTCCTCATAAGGTTGTCTTATATCATGAAAAAACGAAATCTCTTTACGAGAAAAAGTCGAATCCCTCACAACGGAAATATTAATCGAAGAACTTGTTGTCATAAGTATGGCCTCTCAACTGTTTATAGGATTCACCGTACGTGACTCGATTTCCGATCATTTTCATTTTTCCGATCTCGAAATAACTTATTACTGCAACAAAAAATACTTTGGAATTCGAATAAAAAACGAAATTTTAACATTAAAAACATTAAAGGATCTTTCCGATAAATTGCGTTCTTTTTTATTGGCCGAATATCCTTCGGTCCCTAATCGCAATCTCCCGGACGTCATTATTTTCTCCCAAACTTTTATCGGCGATTGATATATTCATTCCATCCTCCGGAACGATACAATCGTTTTTTTAAAATCGTATAAATAGGCCAACCGACCAAGCATTTTCCTACATAAGGACTCCAACCGCATTTGGATAGGATTTCATTTTCGGTAACTATTTTTTCCAGATCTTCTTTAATGAGAGTCCAATCTTCGGTAGGCGAAAAAGCAAATATCGAAGTAATATTCCCGCTCGTCAATTTTACAAGAGTTTCATAATCAATCTTAGCTTGAGATACCGCATTCGCCAACAGAGGAAGCAGGAATTGGATCCCGGGCATTCCCGCGAGGCTCTCACGTTCGGCATTTTTTTCCTCTTGTAGATGAGGCCCGTGGCTGCTACCTACCGTATCGACTATTCCGTTTTTCAAAGCTTCCCATAAAGCCTCTCGATCTCCGGGATTTCTCAAAGGCGGATTTACTTTTGCACGGTTACCCAACCCTATATAATCTCTGATATCAAAAAATAAATGCGGTAATGCCGCTTCGGCAAAAATCGTGACTCCCGATCTCTTGGCATTTTCAATGAGCTCTATCTCTTTTTCCGTGCTGACATGTAAAATGTAAAGCTTCGTCCCATATTTAGCTGCTAAATCCAACACTTCAGCAACCGCTCTAAAAGCAGCCTCAGGAGGTCTTAAAAGAGAATGAGTTGCCGGACTCCAATAACTGCTTAATGCCGTATCGGCAGCAGCTCTTCTAAGAATAAGTTCGTCTTCCGCATGTACGGCAACGACTATCTCCGCCTCCGCAGCAGCTCTAAAAACAGCCTTTAAATTAACTTGTCCTATAGGAGAATCGGTAGAAGCATCCATACATACTTTTACCCCACAAAAAAGATCCTTGTGTTCGGGAAGAGATTCTATTTCAAAGAGATTATTACCGACGGCTCCTAAATAAAACCGAAATTCGAGAGGAATGTCTACGGCCTTCAGTTGTTTTTGTACAATTTCTTCTTTAGACTTGCCTACAAGAAACGTATCCAAAAAAGGCTTCGTATCAGGCATATCCAACACTTTGGTAACTCCGCCGTAAATAGCCGCAGCAGCTCCGGTTTCCCAATTTTCCTTATATTCATAACCGGGTGTTCTGAAATGGACGTGTCCGTCAATCACGGCCGGAATAGCCAAGAAATCATAACCGTCAATATCTTCCCCTTCACTGACTGAAAAAATATCTCTTCGACGACCATCTAAGAAGCGCACGTTACGAATATACATCGATCGACTCCTCTAAAAAGCAAGTCAACAATATTAAAAATATTTTAAACATAACGATAACAAGTTCACTAAAAAACCGAAACATATCAATCCTTCACGTAGGCATATTTTATGCCCCGGAAAGTAGACATATAACGTTTCGTTATCTCTCATCGTTCTCTTTCAATAAGGCCGTATTTCATTTATGATTCT
Protein-coding regions in this window:
- a CDS encoding sugar phosphate nucleotidyltransferase, with protein sequence MSLNKNINFINFIENNEDSSFGCSDILDRIGVILLCGGEGKRLSPLTQTRCKPAVSFGGRYKLIDIPISHAITSGLSRIFVIGQYLTHTLQNHIFGSCHYPRGNTEPLIHLLSPEGENPVCYKGTADAVRQNISYFEQFDLDYFLILSGDQLYNINFQEMIGYARKVDSDMLIAAQPIPEKDVSRMGILKIDESNGQVIDFFEKPESESVIESFKISEEMMSKFKFGRDASLFLGSMGIYLFKKESLFSLLTEDPRDDFGKHLIHSQINKKGLFVFLFDGYWADIGTIESYYEANLKLIRKRPEESGKGLCCYDNRGTIFSYHHNLPGAIINNSLISNSLICEGCVVDQASVSGSVLGVRTTIGENTRISDSVILGNEYYGGNVGISSDCVIEKSIVDENAFLGKGVQLINKQGFINFDSEDNNISVRDGIIVVPKGTILPDYYVF
- the pyrF gene encoding orotidine-5'-phosphate decarboxylase, with product MKLSYLERAAKSRHPQTKRLFELMETKRTNLGVVLDVGNAEELLDLAHLLGPEVCLIKTHIDILNDFRYDTMLELKRLSVEHKFLIFEDRKFADSGFIAAKQYAEGIYRIAEWADVINAHILTGSGIIEALAAVGQSKGKGLLLLSEMNICGNSFSEIYAATAVRFAIQYSDFVMGFISGRKISFDDTMVYMTPGVHMDPDGDNQDQTYRTPEEVIASSGSDVILVGRDIYANRDPLEQAHIYKETSYSIYAQGIVK
- a CDS encoding orotate phosphoribosyltransferase, which gives rise to MNESIRVASELYKIGAIKIGEFTLKNGSQSPLYIDLRLMISDPLLLQAVANLIWRKGPEYNCSLLCGVPYTALPIATIISLNNNIPMVMRRKEIKDHGTKKRLEGIFSPNQTCLVIEDVMVTGSSIMETCDLLREEGLVVREALVFLDRLCGGCANLKTKGIQVKSVFTLLSLIEALNASSVITPYEYSDLKKRVEESVEDIVL
- a CDS encoding dihydroorotase family protein, yielding MYIRNVRFLDGRRRDIFSVSEGEDIDGYDFLAIPAVIDGHVHFRTPGYEYKENWETGAAAAIYGGVTKVLDMPDTKPFLDTFLVGKSKEEIVQKQLKAVDIPLEFRFYLGAVGNNLFEIESLPEHKDLFCGVKVCMDASTDSPIGQVNLKAVFRAAAEAEIVVAVHAEDELILRRAAADTALSSYWSPATHSLLRPPEAAFRAVAEVLDLAAKYGTKLYILHVSTEKEIELIENAKRSGVTIFAEAALPHLFFDIRDYIGLGNRAKVNPPLRNPGDREALWEALKNGIVDTVGSSHGPHLQEEKNAERESLAGMPGIQFLLPLLANAVSQAKIDYETLVKLTSGNITSIFAFSPTEDWTLIKEDLEKIVTENEILSKCGWSPYVGKCLVGWPIYTILKKRLYRSGGWNEYINRR